In the genome of Longimicrobium sp., one region contains:
- a CDS encoding metallophosphoesterase: protein MAMSTQEEAARAAGDPKYQKQVAEAIDRTVKRIAERKEPPVAVDVATDRWIIFSDLHKGIGDTVDDFRRNERAYNAALAYYHRLGYRLVVLGDVEELWKERPGPVIERYQRTLELEAKFHKAGRYCRIWGNHDDLWRHDGSVQRRLKPIFGEGLNVLEGLYLEVREGGDPLGRILLIHGHQGTSDADPDRIGPWAKFVVRWIWRPVQRITKLSFNTPAKDWALRHRHSVAMYRWAAAQRPPLVLVAGHTHQPVFRSKSLEQQKLELAQAKQDELSLEQDPVQRAALEEELASLEAWVEWARAGGRGQKGAAPPVGMDLPCYFNTGCCCFTDGDVTGLEIAGGEIRLVRWPRDDGSPGPETLAATPVREVFAALGA from the coding sequence ATGGCGATGAGCACGCAGGAGGAAGCCGCGCGCGCGGCGGGCGATCCGAAGTACCAGAAGCAGGTTGCCGAGGCCATCGACCGCACCGTCAAGCGCATCGCGGAGCGGAAGGAGCCACCGGTGGCGGTGGACGTGGCCACGGACCGGTGGATCATCTTCTCCGACCTGCACAAGGGGATCGGCGACACAGTCGACGACTTCCGCCGCAACGAGCGGGCGTACAACGCGGCGCTGGCGTACTACCACCGCCTCGGCTACCGGCTGGTGGTGCTGGGCGACGTGGAGGAGCTGTGGAAGGAGCGCCCCGGGCCGGTGATCGAGCGCTACCAGCGCACGCTGGAGCTGGAGGCGAAGTTCCACAAGGCCGGCCGCTACTGCCGCATCTGGGGAAACCACGACGACCTCTGGCGGCACGACGGCAGCGTGCAGCGCCGGCTGAAGCCCATCTTCGGCGAGGGGCTGAACGTGCTGGAGGGGCTGTACCTGGAGGTGCGCGAGGGCGGCGATCCCCTCGGCCGCATCCTGCTCATCCATGGCCACCAGGGCACGAGCGACGCCGACCCCGACCGCATCGGCCCCTGGGCCAAGTTCGTGGTGCGGTGGATCTGGCGCCCGGTGCAGCGCATCACCAAGCTGTCGTTCAACACCCCCGCGAAGGACTGGGCGCTGCGCCACCGGCACAGCGTGGCGATGTACCGCTGGGCCGCCGCGCAGCGCCCGCCGCTGGTGCTGGTCGCGGGCCACACGCACCAGCCCGTGTTCCGCTCGAAGTCGCTGGAGCAGCAGAAGCTCGAGCTGGCGCAGGCGAAGCAGGACGAGCTGTCGCTGGAGCAGGACCCGGTGCAGCGCGCGGCGCTGGAGGAGGAGCTGGCGTCGCTGGAGGCGTGGGTGGAGTGGGCGCGAGCCGGCGGCCGCGGGCAGAAGGGCGCCGCACCGCCGGTGGGCATGGACCTGCCGTGCTACTTCAACACCGGCTGCTGCTGCTTCACCGACGGCGACGTGACGGGGCTGGAGATCGCGGGCGGCGAGATCCGCCTGGTGCGCTGGCCGCGGGACGACGGCTCGCCCGGACCGGAGACGCTAGCCGCCACGCCGGTGCGCGAGGTGTTCGCCGCCCTCGGCGCGTGA
- a CDS encoding ion channel: protein MALSREEYKDLGFGSVVAAQSGRLLNRDGSFNVERHGLHPLRSLSVYHFLLTVTWTRFLLGVCGAYLAANALFALLYFLCGPGALRGTDGLGEGGRYLTAFFFSVETLATVGYGNIAPNGLAANVVVTAEALTGLLMFALVSGLVFARFSRPVAWIIFSRHALVAPYRGYSAFMLRIVNGRSNQLIEVNAKVSVSLGRDGARRFHELPLEREKVVLFPLSWTIVHPIDETSPLWGLTEADLREQDAEFFVVLEGIDETFAQQVHARTSYKPGEIVWGARFDDVFVRREGRPLGIDISKLHDWRPVDLPRHPGMPALPASASEPTEPVVA, encoded by the coding sequence ATGGCGCTGAGCCGCGAGGAGTACAAGGACCTGGGCTTCGGCAGCGTGGTGGCCGCGCAGAGCGGGCGCCTGCTGAACCGCGACGGCAGCTTCAACGTGGAGCGCCACGGGCTGCACCCGCTGCGGTCCCTCAGCGTCTACCACTTCCTGCTCACCGTCACCTGGACGCGCTTCCTGCTGGGGGTGTGCGGCGCGTACCTGGCCGCCAACGCGCTGTTCGCGCTCCTCTACTTCCTCTGCGGGCCCGGCGCGCTTCGCGGCACCGACGGCCTCGGCGAGGGCGGGCGCTACCTCACCGCGTTCTTCTTCAGCGTCGAGACGCTGGCCACGGTGGGCTACGGCAACATCGCGCCGAACGGGCTGGCCGCGAACGTCGTCGTCACCGCCGAGGCGCTCACTGGGCTGCTGATGTTCGCGCTGGTGTCGGGGCTGGTGTTCGCGCGCTTCTCGCGGCCGGTGGCGTGGATCATCTTCAGCCGGCACGCGCTGGTGGCCCCGTACCGCGGCTACAGCGCGTTCATGCTCCGCATCGTCAACGGCCGCAGCAACCAGCTGATCGAGGTCAACGCCAAGGTCTCCGTCAGCCTGGGGCGCGACGGGGCGCGGCGCTTCCACGAGCTGCCGCTGGAGCGCGAGAAGGTGGTGCTCTTCCCCCTCAGCTGGACCATCGTGCACCCGATCGACGAGACCAGCCCGCTGTGGGGATTGACCGAGGCCGACCTGCGCGAGCAGGACGCCGAGTTTTTCGTGGTGCTGGAGGGGATCGACGAGACGTTCGCGCAGCAGGTGCACGCGCGCACCTCGTACAAGCCGGGCGAGATCGTGTGGGGCGCCAGGTTCGACGACGTGTTCGTGCGCCGCGAGGGCCGCCCGCTGGGGATCGACATCAGCAAGCTGCACGACTGGCGCCCCGTGGACCTTCCCCGGCACCCAGGCATGCCCGCGCTCCCCGCGAGCGCCTCCGAGCCGACCGAGCCGGTGGTGGCGTAG
- a CDS encoding MerR family transcriptional regulator, with protein sequence MSYRIKRVAHLTGINPATLRAWERRYNLIAPGRTESGYRVYSDEDVAMLSRIKQLTDEGLTIGEAIARVRRAFAPLPATAQAPELGEVRRQVRDALLHLDRQGALTAYERLGHLAPERRAEDVLLPVMREIGDLWEEARAVVAQEHFASAFVREKLAEMMGELDTGVAPGPEGVCAGAPGDLHELGLMACAVKLASAGWKVLYLGADVPLEDIRRVVADRRPALLCTSVVVRRDAGDFHALAERLRGMTPRETAVVIGGAGVPDDAAPVAGVRFAHCIGEIFSAN encoded by the coding sequence ATGAGCTACAGGATCAAGCGGGTTGCCCACCTCACGGGGATCAACCCGGCCACGCTGCGCGCGTGGGAGCGGCGCTACAACCTCATCGCGCCCGGGCGGACGGAGTCCGGATACCGGGTGTACAGCGACGAGGACGTGGCCATGCTCTCGCGCATCAAGCAGCTGACGGACGAGGGGCTGACCATCGGCGAGGCCATCGCGCGGGTGCGGCGGGCGTTCGCGCCCCTTCCGGCCACCGCGCAGGCGCCGGAGCTCGGCGAGGTGCGCCGCCAGGTGCGCGACGCGCTGCTGCACCTGGACCGGCAGGGCGCGCTGACCGCGTACGAGCGGCTGGGCCACCTGGCCCCCGAGCGCCGCGCCGAGGACGTGCTGCTGCCGGTGATGCGCGAGATCGGCGACCTGTGGGAGGAGGCGCGCGCGGTGGTGGCGCAGGAGCACTTCGCCAGCGCGTTCGTGCGCGAGAAGCTGGCGGAGATGATGGGCGAGCTGGACACCGGCGTGGCGCCCGGCCCCGAGGGCGTGTGTGCCGGCGCGCCGGGCGACCTGCACGAGCTGGGGCTGATGGCGTGCGCGGTGAAGCTGGCGTCGGCGGGGTGGAAGGTGCTGTACCTGGGCGCCGACGTGCCGCTGGAGGACATCCGCCGCGTGGTGGCCGACCGGCGCCCGGCGCTGCTCTGCACCTCGGTCGTCGTCCGCCGCGACGCGGGCGACTTCCACGCGCTGGCCGAGCGGCTGCGCGGGATGACGCCGCGCGAGACGGCGGTGGTGATCGGCGGCGCCGGCGTGCCCGACGACGCGGCGCCCGTGGCCGGCGTCCGCTTCGCCCACTGCATCGGCGAGATCTTCTCGGCGAACTGA
- a CDS encoding glycosyltransferase family 2 protein, with the protein MITFTPEELAWFWLLTAPSLAALGMVLFNLAVWPRGRTDGRIPGRVSVCIPARNEGRRIVPCVAAVLAGDQRPDEVVVYDDGSTDGTADVLERLTEAEPSVRVIRGGDLPAGWLGKPWACHRLAEEATGDFLVYLDADTVATPTCLARLGSIITRRRADFVSALPEQATGTLTEQMVIPLLDLSYLSWLPLPLVWLLRWPWVRVGNGQLIAVRKTALEVAGGWEAVGAEVAADVKLCSRVKAAGGRAVYADGSGMAHGRMFHSRAQLWRGLSRMAFHRGPGVLGVALSLLLYGGVLFAPYVGLVQAIRGYHDLLVPSLLGIAANHLIRVATAIRLRQSSNGIVLHPVGLMWMIAILLNSLRRSRAGTLWWRGRRYDLGRADVEA; encoded by the coding sequence ATGATCACGTTCACCCCGGAGGAGCTCGCCTGGTTCTGGCTGCTGACGGCGCCGTCGCTGGCGGCGCTGGGGATGGTGCTGTTCAACCTGGCCGTCTGGCCGCGCGGGCGGACCGACGGGAGGATCCCGGGGCGTGTTTCCGTCTGCATCCCCGCGCGCAACGAGGGGCGGCGCATCGTGCCCTGCGTGGCGGCGGTGCTGGCCGGCGACCAGCGCCCCGACGAGGTGGTGGTGTACGACGACGGGTCGACCGACGGCACCGCCGACGTGCTGGAGCGGCTGACCGAGGCCGAGCCCTCCGTGCGCGTGATCCGCGGCGGCGACCTCCCCGCCGGGTGGCTGGGGAAGCCGTGGGCCTGCCACCGCCTGGCCGAGGAGGCCACCGGCGACTTCCTCGTCTACCTCGACGCCGACACCGTGGCCACGCCGACCTGCCTCGCGCGGCTGGGGTCGATCATCACGCGGCGGCGGGCGGACTTCGTGAGCGCGCTCCCCGAGCAGGCCACGGGCACGCTCACCGAGCAGATGGTGATCCCGCTGCTCGACCTCTCCTACCTCTCCTGGCTTCCCCTGCCGCTCGTCTGGCTCCTCCGCTGGCCCTGGGTGCGCGTGGGGAACGGGCAGCTGATCGCCGTGCGCAAGACGGCGCTGGAGGTGGCGGGGGGATGGGAGGCGGTGGGCGCGGAGGTGGCCGCCGACGTGAAGCTCTGCAGCCGCGTGAAGGCGGCCGGCGGGCGCGCCGTCTACGCCGACGGGAGCGGGATGGCGCACGGGCGGATGTTCCACAGCCGCGCCCAGCTGTGGCGCGGGCTGTCGCGGATGGCGTTCCACCGCGGTCCCGGCGTGCTGGGGGTGGCGCTGTCGCTGCTGCTGTACGGCGGCGTGCTGTTCGCGCCGTACGTGGGGCTGGTGCAGGCCATCCGCGGCTACCACGACCTGCTGGTGCCGTCGCTGCTCGGGATCGCCGCCAACCACCTCATCCGCGTGGCCACGGCCATCCGGCTGCGGCAGAGCTCCAACGGCATCGTGCTGCACCCGGTCGGGCTGATGTGGATGATCGCGATCCTGCTCAACTCGCTGCGCCGCAGCCGCGCGGGCACGCTGTGGTGGCGCGGGCGGAGATACGACCTGGGCCGCGCGGACGTGGAGGCGTGA
- a CDS encoding rhodanese-like domain-containing protein — translation MTRTRKLMGAAALLLLTACPIPRELRETAPLPVHAEFLESVNGLQRRLGEASTVILHVGRNRADYDAGHIPGARWLPLSAIVTERDGVPNELPSVEALDAAFEAVGVSDDSRVVVYGDPLLAARAFFTLDYLGHPPALLNGGLAAWREAGKTVETAEPAARRGTFTPRPRPELVVDAEWVRQHLTDSTVVLIDARPPEEFSGATPGEGVTRPGHIPGAKNVFWRNTVVSDANPTLRGSDVLRAFYRLAGARAPGEPGEFVTERPRYTAGDTTRPRRGEQREQREPRRVQQKVTATTVVTYCRTGVQASWDYFVSRFLGYDTKMYDGGFIDWSRRGTDYPVER, via the coding sequence ATGACGAGGACGAGGAAGCTGATGGGCGCCGCCGCGCTGCTCCTGCTGACGGCGTGCCCGATCCCGCGGGAGTTGCGCGAGACGGCGCCGCTGCCCGTGCACGCCGAGTTCCTGGAGAGCGTGAACGGGCTGCAGCGCCGGCTCGGCGAGGCCAGCACCGTGATCCTGCACGTGGGCCGCAACCGCGCCGACTACGACGCGGGGCACATCCCCGGCGCGCGCTGGCTTCCGCTCTCGGCCATCGTCACCGAGCGCGACGGGGTGCCCAACGAGCTCCCCTCCGTCGAGGCGCTGGATGCCGCGTTCGAGGCCGTGGGCGTCTCCGACGACAGCCGCGTGGTGGTCTACGGCGATCCGCTTCTGGCGGCGCGCGCGTTCTTCACGCTGGACTACCTGGGCCATCCCCCCGCGCTGCTGAACGGCGGGCTGGCGGCGTGGCGCGAGGCCGGGAAGACGGTGGAGACGGCGGAGCCGGCCGCCCGCCGCGGCACCTTCACGCCGCGGCCGCGCCCCGAGCTGGTGGTCGACGCGGAGTGGGTGCGGCAGCACCTGACCGACAGCACGGTGGTGCTGATCGACGCGCGGCCGCCCGAGGAGTTCTCGGGCGCCACGCCGGGCGAGGGCGTCACGCGGCCGGGACACATCCCCGGCGCGAAGAACGTGTTCTGGCGCAACACCGTGGTGAGCGACGCCAACCCCACGCTGCGCGGGTCCGACGTGCTGCGCGCGTTCTACCGCCTGGCCGGCGCCCGCGCGCCGGGCGAGCCGGGCGAGTTCGTCACCGAGCGCCCGCGCTACACCGCCGGCGACACCACGCGCCCGCGCCGCGGCGAGCAGCGGGAGCAGCGCGAGCCGCGCCGCGTGCAGCAGAAGGTGACCGCCACCACCGTGGTGACCTACTGCCGCACCGGCGTGCAGGCCAGCTGGGACTACTTCGTGTCGCGGTTCCTGGGCTACGACACGAAGATGTACGACGGCGGCTTCATCGACTGGAGCCGCCGCGGGACGGACTACCCGGTGGAGCGGTAG
- the trxC gene encoding thioredoxin TrxC produces METTTKQQRKVTVSCAFCGRLNRVDLARAADRPKCGECGRPILLDRPLALSDATFDRVIADAQVPVLVDFYADWCGPCRLVAPIMDELAMSRMGSILVAKLDTDRNQQVARRFEIASIPTVMVFRNGKVAAKQIGALPKMAYEGLLEQAMRQPV; encoded by the coding sequence ATGGAGACCACGACCAAGCAGCAGCGCAAGGTGACGGTGAGCTGCGCGTTCTGCGGCCGCCTGAACCGCGTGGACCTGGCGCGCGCGGCCGACCGGCCGAAGTGCGGCGAGTGCGGGCGCCCCATCCTGCTGGACCGGCCGCTGGCGCTCAGCGACGCCACCTTCGACCGCGTGATCGCCGACGCGCAGGTGCCGGTGCTGGTCGACTTCTACGCCGACTGGTGCGGGCCATGCCGGCTGGTGGCGCCGATCATGGACGAGCTGGCGATGTCGCGGATGGGCAGCATCCTGGTCGCCAAGCTCGACACCGACCGCAACCAGCAGGTGGCGCGGCGCTTCGAGATCGCGTCGATCCCCACGGTGATGGTGTTCCGCAACGGGAAGGTCGCGGCCAAGCAGATCGGCGCCCTGCCCAAGATGGCGTACGAGGGGCTGCTGGAGCAGGCGATGCGGCAGCCGGTTTGA
- a CDS encoding 3-oxoacyl-ACP synthase has translation MTGAVRIAGTGRWLPPRVLANPQAAALAGVDEAWIVRRTGIRERRVAEDDVGTAAMALAAAREALASASLPPDAVGLIVVATSTPDHLTPPTACEVQAAIGAHAAAAFDVEAGFAGWIYALITAESLLRAGL, from the coding sequence TTGACCGGCGCCGTCCGCATCGCGGGCACCGGGCGCTGGCTGCCGCCGCGGGTGCTCGCCAACCCCCAGGCCGCCGCGCTGGCCGGCGTGGACGAGGCGTGGATCGTCCGCCGCACCGGCATCCGCGAGCGCCGCGTGGCGGAAGACGACGTCGGCACCGCGGCGATGGCCTTGGCCGCGGCCCGCGAGGCACTGGCGTCCGCATCCCTCCCGCCGGACGCGGTCGGCCTGATCGTCGTGGCCACCAGCACCCCCGACCACCTGACCCCGCCCACCGCCTGCGAGGTGCAGGCGGCCATCGGCGCGCACGCCGCCGCCGCGTTCGACGTGGAGGCCGGCTTCGCGGGATGGATCTACGCCCTGATCACCGCCGAGTCTCTCCTCCGTGCCGGCCT